TGGTATATTTGTGCATTGCAGCTCTCAGCTGATCTAAAAACTCTGCAGGGGTTTCAGTTTGACCTTATTTCACAGCATATAACTCTGACCAATTTATGACTTTGGGGACTGCATTTTCAAATCCAAATTTTACCCAACACTGGTATTGTTTTAGCATTCAATAGTTGGTGTTACCGTTTGGATGCCAATTTGGGTCAGCTAGGGGAACATATTGATCAACTACCCCAGTCAAGACATTAGCAGTAATTTGTGCCTGTATATGAGTACGAGCTGTTCTCAAAACCaattgtttctctgtttctgtcaTAGCATCTAGCATTAAGTCTTTATCTTTCCAATCAGGGTCCTGATTTTTAACTATTAGTTCAAATCTTTTTGCGACCCCTGGTGGGTCATCCCGGTAGGTTCTCACCACCTCTTTCCAAGCGTCCGAGCCACTCACATTAAAGGGGACTGTAATTCGGGTGGTTCCTCCTGGTGCCATCACTTGTCTGACTGGTGCCTGTACAGCTGGACCTGGACCTGTTTTACTACGAGTCCAGGCAGTGATTGGAGTGCTACCTCCCACCACCCCTCTCCTGTGTTCTTCCCCCTCTCCAGGGAATCCTTCTAAGAAGGGGTGGGGACACACAATCCTCTAttctctcttctgccttttcctctcAGTCTTTTACTTTTAGCACTTCTCTCCAATACTACATGCTGAAAATCACCACTTCAGCTTGCcctgcttctttttctgttctttctctagtGTCAATACAAGAGGATCCTGAGGGGCTAAGTTAATGCCACACTCCTGCTGCTCAGGATGGTTTCTGAAAGTGAAAAACCCATCTGCATACATCACCTCATCCCACTTTTCCTCTCATCGTAGGAACAATATCAATTGCAGCAAAGTATCATATTTTAAAGTACCATTTCTGGGCCATTTTTCACCATCTTCTAACTTATACAATGGCCACCATTGATTACAATACTTCACTAGAATCTTTCTATTAGTTACACAATCTGGGGACCCTCCTATATCCTTCCAGTGTTTCAAAATGCATTCTAGTGgaggaattttaaagaaaaagtccacTTTGTTTACCTCCTATGTCTAATTTCTATTCCTCCAACCACAAACCACTTTTACCACATATGAAGAGCATTGTCGGTTTCCCCAGGGAGTCCAGAGCTGACACTTGGGGCAGTCAATATCCTGCTCAAACTCGACCCACAGCTTTTGTACACCACTAACATTCTAAAATATACAAGGgtttacagtcattttctggGTGTAACAGACACTCCTCGGGTTCCCACATTCATTCCAAATTACGTATTAAGATCACAACAGTTTTTTATCAATCACTTTGTCCTTCTCTGGCTGTGTCCCTCGTGGGATAACAGAACCACAGATCCAGACTCCACACTTGCTTCGTACTTATTTGTACGTCTCGCTCATACACACAATCATGCAAATTCAAGATATAGAGCAAGTCAATAGCTgttaaactttgaaatcttaaaCTGTTTCTTTCACAAGCATCTGTTCACTGTTCAGGTGATCTTATAGCTTATAAAGTTACCAAATGCAAACAAGTATTTTACCAAACTTCTATTCACTCTACAAATTCTGAGGAGACAGAGGCACTCACATTACAAAGTTACCAAATGTTATCTGTATTCAGACACTAAAACAGTAACAACTTATGGGCAGCTATCAAAGGAACCActtccaaaaccaaaaccaaatttcAGTAACTGTTAAGCTTCTGTACAACCAATACCTCCGAACTGCtacttttccaaaagaaattttaaagaatacCTTTTGATTCATGGCCCTTGTCTGTCCCCTCAGCAATCCAATTGAGGAGAGAAGTCTCTCTGGAGAAAGCCCCAAGAGAGTCCAATCTCAATGGGTCCTGTAGCCAGGCAGAGAgggtcccatctgggtcaccaactgaaacaaagaaattgactcaacagtaaagtttgttactgttaagcaggtattctttattagcagcactggggtccctggggattctccaccataagggctcccccgaGTTAGTAAGGGACATCGGTTTACATCCATAAAAATCACACATATTCGATAGATTTCCTGGGAAGGGATGTCTTATGATAAGGAGTTCTCTGAATCTATTTACGTAAGTTGACACCCCTTTGAGCATGTGTCCTAAGTTCTGTTGGGGGTCTTCCGTggtcgagggaagaagtaagcAGTCTTCCTCACAGTGTTTGCTAGTTGACCTTTCCAGAGCATgcgctgtgaagtaaagtccaggtgtcttcctCCTCAATCAGCAAAAAGCATCCTCCTCATTACAGGGTCTCTGTATCCTTTTGTTTGAGTCCCTCCTATCTTAGTTTGCACATTCCAGGAACTGTCCAAGTGTCCATTGAAGGTCTTGAGTCTCAGTTATCAGTGATTTACGTAGGAAGCCTAATGAGTGTCTTAATCTTACCTAAACAAAGAGGCCTAAGGAAACAGTTAGGGATTCTTGGGGAACAAAGatagaaatgaagcaaaacacaagcaaagctttcatatatCACAGTTTAGTCCTAATCAAGGATTGTCAtgaattcatttgtttgagaTCTTTCGTAATGCATAATGCTTCattaataaaactgaattttacttGCTGAAAAAACAAGAGCCTATCTGGCTTCCACTCCTTACTGCCTTGCATCTGCCTGTACTAGCTATAATAGCAACAATGTCATTTGTTTCAGTTCTCCTACTGACTTTATATGAATCATATTCTCCTGATTAAGCCATTATAAAGAGATTACACTTTTCCCTAACCACACAAGTCCTATGAACTaccagaaaaatcaaaattaagcaAATACCTGAGAAGACTGCTTATGGCTTAAGTGAAATAGCTAAAAAACTCACTGTTAAAATGACAGGATCTTAGATAAGTCTGCAGATAGctactgcagaagaaaaacataaatccttttttaaaagaactgctTATAATGCCCATCAACGGTACCTCTTAAACGGATGCATGGTTTGGAAATGCACACATCACCCATCCTATAACAGCATCAttcccctttctcttttctgaaaatgtatgTCTGAAACCCAATCCTGTTTACAGGGCAGCTGGAGAGTATGAAGAGCAAGAATATGAAATCTGTCAAGTTGGCAGCTATAGGAGGGATCTCATCAATATATACAAATACCTGAAAAGAGGGTGCAAAGAGGCTGGAGCAGGCTCTGTTTAGTGCCtcccactgacaggacaagaggcaatgggcacacacaaacacaagagATTCCCTCTGAGCACTTTCTTACTGTGTTactgagcactgacacaggttgcccagggaagttgtggagtCACCCTCCCTAAAGATCTGCAAAAGCTGCCTGTGTCCAGGCAGTCTGAGCAGGGGGGTTGTTGGATCAGATGGTTCCAGAggtcccctcccagcctccacCACTCTACAATTGGAGCTCTGGGCTGCACGCTGTTGGTGCCTTCCCACCGTGTGCTGAATAAACTGGCACACTGCCAGGTACCATCCCTGTACCAGGGAGGTGAAGGTGAGTTCTTAATCACCCCTCTGCAAGAATTCTTTAAACCAGTAATATTTCCTGAATGGCTCCAGCTGATAGATTTATCAGGTAAGGTCGACAGTTTCAGACCACTTACTTGCAAATGCCACAGATCTACCTACAGATCTGACAAGCCTACACAGGCCTTTCCTTAGGGACTGCCTTGTGATAGGCAGTCAACTTCCTAGTTCTTTCAAGGATCCAAACTCCCATTCTCATCCTTTCCCTAAATCCTGGCAGTAGGTATAAGATGCTGCGGTGGTACTAACTTCCTTTTACACACCCCTAACAGCAGACACACAACAGGACATGCTTTCACAAGAGACAAGCACCCTTCTGTTTTTTCACAACATTTGCCCCTTCAATTTATCAATTTACTTGTGCCCTACAcgtgttttaaaatgttaaatccAGTCCCAACCAAATTTGGTAAAGTAACGTTTTCAGAGTTGTTTAATTGTGgctgtttggttgttgttttttttttttttaaagatgcaacTTTAAAAAGAATTGATATTTTACATGGAAAGTTTGCCCCTTCTACAATCACAGTATACAATGAGCAactgattggattttttttacagtcttttaaTAAAACCTTTAAACCCTAAAAATATGGCATAAAGTTTCCtataggaagaaaatattttaaaagactgtcCTGGAAGGTTTTGTTCAGATAacaacacaaaattaattttcaaagctCTCCTCATATCCCCTGCCTGGGCATCTCTTAGAGACCACTGCTAAAATTTAATTTCCAACTATTGTTTGCAACTCATGTCAGAGGCAAATAAAACCCTTCCAGAGAAGTTCAGAAGCCtgtaaagataatttttcttcacaGCAAGAACACAATCCATTCTCAGTTACAAGGACTGCCATGACTAGCATTAAAACCTTGTGTAGTTATGGCTTAATGTAGGCTTTCATTTAATTGTACCCTGCAGGAAGAAGGTAAACTGCCTTCCAGGAAACCTGTTGATAGTGAATCCCGAGAGCTAAACTGAAGAGCTATGAACAGGTAAGCAGTAGTATCATGGGCAGTCACAAGGAAAGCTGAGCTGTGACTCAGTGCCTGAAAACAGCAAgaagatgggaggaaaaaaaaacaacccccagaaCACAGAGAAGAAAGATTTCACCACCAGCTTTCCCCTTAACACAGGAACAAAAACAGGATAGAGTTTTCTTCACATATTTGCATGCATATTTAAAATTGACTTTTATTCTAAATCACACAGAAGCACATATATATGGGAAGGGCTACTTTATCACAAAGTCTCCAAAAAGAACGGAGGGACTCAGTGTTTGCATTTTGGGTTTGGGGCTGACAAGATTGCTTTCATTCCATCCTGTGCCGTTTTCTTTAGCCCCAACATGCCCTCCAGCCTTTTAAGTGTGGCCTGGAGCCATCTTGAGCCAATCACCTCCTTATGGCCCCCAAAGGTCTCTGCCTTGTAAGCTTCAGAGATTcccctgggggtgggggaagagataGCTTCAGGGCAATGCCAACTCCTAAACACAGTGGGAGACAGTTGTCAAATGCCTCTCAAGCAGAGACGTCAAATCATTTCTGTATTTATACCTCTAAACCCAATCATACGCATGTCCAAACCAACCTGCTAGACTGCCTCCCAACAAGCAGTTTCACACTTCACGTTTGCATGAGGTGCTCAGACAttatgaagaaaagcagcaaaaacacttatacaaaaataaaatgtactgtCTGCACAGCTTGCATCCCATTTTTAAGACTGTCATTTATCTTTGTCGGAGCTGTCACAAAACCCCATGCAGTAAATGACAAGCCAACTCTGAAGCACTGCACCTAGTAAAaatttaatataataaaacaaATTGAAAACAGCAACATTATTTTAACCATTCACAATTAAAGTGGAAAAATTATAAGGCAGCCATTCATGGAATGATTTTTGTGTACAAATGGTCTGGAAAAAGAGACATTAAAATTACAGTTCCGTACATGGAGTCAGGTAAACAGCAATGACCACGCAATGTTTTTCCCTGGAAAGCCAAGGCTGCTAAGAGATGTAATAAAAGgacagtaagaagaaaaaaaaaaaaaaagatttatttttaaaataagtttgaGGTGAACAGGAATCTGAAATTAATCACAAAGAGTCTGAAATTCATCATAAACTTTTTCACCGTAATGCAACTACTACTCCTCCTTCCACCCCCAGAATAATACAAATAcacttccctcctcttcttcccaagTCCCAGCACAGAACGGGAAGGGAGCAGCAGCAACATTTATTCCATAGCATCTCTCTCTTATTCTGCATAGAGCTGATACCACATGGACACATCTGCTACTGTCAAAAGCTCCTGAAAGGCTCTGAACTAAAAAGAGTTCCTGAACAAACATAGTAGTTTTCCTGGGTCTCATGGGTAACATTAGCCTTTTAAACAATTCACCTGGAAATGGTTCTTTGAAAGTCAACAGCAGGTTTCTGTGTTTAACACCTGGCCATCTGACATGCCACAACTATCAAAAATTCCCATCTTGGTGTGACAGCTCTGCCATCCTCACTTAAGTTAAATGTCAGTGCAGCTTCTGCATCTGTCATcagctgctgaaaaagaaatatttcccttCTTTATATAAGGAACAACAAAAGAATGAGAACGGTAGGTAAAGCACCTGAACACACTGGGATCAATGGAAATAGCTTTAGTCCAATTCCTATCACCAATTAAGAAATCATTAACTCAAAAAAACATCTGATAAAAAGATTATAGATTTCCTAGAGGGATTTACAGAAGGAAAGGGGAGATATGACTGGCGTTACCTGCTAGACCTGATGCCACCTACCTCACAGTAGAAAACACAGGCAGAGATGGCTATTACAGGGAGAATAAGAGGAATTTGTTTGCACCACGGTCCCCTGAGGAGTAGAAAATGATGCCAGATGGCCCTGACTACATGCAGTGCTTGGATTTACTGTGACAGATGGGGAGATAGGTAAAAAAAGGGCTATGATAAAATGGTCCATTTTATTTAACTCATTAAAATACTCTGCTTCAAGAAAATAATCCTCCCCATGGAACTAACAATTTGGAAAGGTTTGATCGCTTGAAATTTTACATTCTCCTTATCACATAACCAAAAGCTTCCTTAGTTACTGTAGATTCAgctacagaattaaaaataatagttcaACACAGAGATAACAGagacagacaaaagaaaatgctgttgctGCTTCGAAatgggtaggaaaaaaaataccaaaaaaaccacagaagtcTTCTATCACTTAACCAAGTGCCAAAGTGAAAAGTACGTGTTAACAGAAATTTTGTGCCAATTTTAAGTTGCCaatgtttccatttaaaatcCCTCACCTGCTGCTGTAACTTGGCTTCTACAGTTCATGAATCATTAAACCAAGTATTAACATTTCTGGTGGCTGCCCTAGAAACTGGAAGCCTGGTATGACggacaggagaaaagaaagacaaCAAGACCTCTGAGCAGTGGCACCTCCTATGACTAATATGCCAGAAGTTATGTCAGCAGTGCAAAGGCTGGCTGCCACATCCCCATCAGTACACATCAATCCATGTAAGAAGGTACTGCCCACACGCTCCAACACTGGAACAAAAGGCTGGAAATGGGACCTTACCTCAGTATCTCCCTAAACCCTTGCTATTGTTACACACAAAATGAGGCTGAAGTGGAACACAGTCAGGACGTCAGTTTAACGGGTGAGGTGCCGTGCAAGTGCCAGATGACAGTTTAAAAAACCTTACTGTTTTACAAAATGTAAGCATCTGGTGCTGCATTAAGCTATCTCCTGCTTCCACTGAAGATCTTGCAAACTCTCCAGCTTTTGGAAAGAGTTATGTGGAAAGATTAAGCAAGGTAAAATAGTGGCATTATCAAAGAAGAAGATAATTAGGTAGAAATCAGGAAGAACACTGGGAGCTCTGGTGTAAACATCCCTGTGTATCATTTGCACGTGTCAGTAACCTGTACCATCAAACATTTTAAGCAGGTAACTTATTAGTTTGCatatgcatgttttaaaaaaaagtttaaaaatgtacAGGAGATGATCTCATCCACATCACTAATTTTGCAGTGGCTTTTCAGAATAGAATTCACTTTTGAAGGTCAAGTGTCAGAAATGCTTGTTCAGGCCTGATACATTAATGCTATCTGGAAATACTGTCTTGCGGAAATATAGGATTTCTAACAAGTTTGCATTGATTTTATATAGTAAAACACACAAATAAACAAGCATTCCTGGGGATCACTACTAGGTTAAATCCCGTGATACCCCTGTATTGTTGCCAAGCCAACAGACAAAGCAATCACTAGTCCAAGAACCAGACCATACCCATTGTTGAGCTAGTAGACAAATAGGACAATGACAAAAATGTAAAGAATTGCAGCACAATGGCCTGGGTAGTATAAGTAATAAATCACATGAAAAACAGACACACTCATTCAAATGGAAACAAGAAGCACTTCAGCTAAGAAGATATTTCAAGccttgaaaatacattttgaacaaaaaaaaaaaatcaaaggaaaaatgtatttggCAATGTTATCTTTAAAAAGTGCAGATGGAGTATAGCTTAAAAAGGGTATGGTATTAAAAAGTTCTCCCCTAAAGAAGTAATTTTATGTTGAGTCTGTGCATGTCAAGCATTTATTACTTTTCAAATGCACTACAGTTATTAGAGTATAATATATTTTGCATAAGAGAAATGGTTCCTGACAAGAGAAGGCTGTGCCTTGGAAAGGGAGAGATCTTTTATCACTCTTCTGCAGTGAGAGGTATCAGCAGTTGACAATAAATCCTCCAGTAGATTCACCAAAACTAATGTTTATCAGTAAGAGGTGAATGCACAATTcccaagagaaaagcaaaaatgtccaACAGGTCCACTGGGAACCCAccagtttgggtttttgtttgttggatTATTGTGTTCAGAACTGCTTTAGAAACACTTTGAAGTCTATCTGCAGTATAAATATTTAACTAAACCTCTTGTCTTATTAGCCTTAAtaccttttatttaatttttaaaaagccacacaCCCCTAGATTTCAGCAGTTCAGACTTCTGAAAATGAGCTAGTGAAGTTTTCTAGTCCCTCAACAGCTGTTTCCATTAGATTTCTACTCCTCAGAGCCCAGAACAGCTCAATTTCGAAGGACACTATGGGTATCTCTCTCGACAGTAGCAGTAGTGTAATCACAGTACCCAATACCTAATTCCTGGTAACAGTTTTGTTGCCTATACTTTACTGACTTTGCAGAAGACCATCTCCCAAGAaatactgccttttaaaaatttattcacaATTGCATGAATAATCAAAACACTATTCTCCTTGCTTCCATCCCTTGTCGTAAATAATGGAATACACTGCAAAATTCATCTGCGCTTTCTTAACCGGCTCATTTTGTACTCTAATCCTATGCTGTCTGCATAATTTCTTTCCTATCAGTGACACTTCTGTGACAATAGCAGTGTTATCCAGAGTTCCAAATGCAGCCCATTTCTGCAATACAATTAGTGACAAACATCACAAGGACCAGTCACGTTGTCAGGACAACAGAGAACCAATGGGGAGAGCCCCCTTCTTCATTAGTAAGACTTCAACCTCTCAGAAGGCAGCCATCCTTTGTTTTTATTCTCAGCTGTGAAAACTGAATTGCAGGATACTTTGGTGATTGCAATTTTGTGATGAGTCGCTATGTTCTTCCCTGCTCACCTTTCTTAAACTCCAAATTCCATCTTCCCTGAGAATAGGGCCAGAAGTAACAATTAAAATAGCAAAtgtcttcagaaaagaaagttaCATAGAATTTATGTCCGGCTGCCAAAGTACATTTTGCTACACTAAAAACTTTGCCAGTATTCCTCATTTTGCAATCAAGGTTCCCTCTGAACTCCATAAAGTGAATGGGATGGATGATGGTAAGAGACAATGATAAAGGGAGCAGCCAACATTTACTGCTCATGTCAGATCGAGGAGGAGACTGGTGAAATTCGAGCGTTTAGTGATGGTGTCCAATGGACAAAACTAGAGGAATAAGGCATCCTAATACGAGGGCTGCCACCTCCAGACGACTGAGTCCTTTTCCTCCAGTTGATTCAGGTTTGTGGCTATGAGCAATTCCTCCTACTTCCGGGAGAACGTGAACTGTAGCAACATAAAGAAAAGTCCCAGCAGAAAACAGCATAGCAACTCCGGTGGCATTGACTTCTGAAAGGGCTTCTTTGctgctctgaaatggaaaaacagaaagaatagaaaaaataaGGATAAGCAGAAGTTCTTcaatcaataataaaaaaaattctctaaGTTCCAGACACAGGAGAACTTCTATCAACTCTTGTTCTCTCACAATGACAATGGTTTAATGTGTTGGTTTGTGTCTTGCACCTTATGTGTAGCAACTGGCATTCTAAAGTTGATGTGGGGGGCAAAAAGACGCCTCTCATTGTAGTTAGTTTACTTCAGCCTTCTAGGAAGCTTTACAGAAGAAGAAAGTCACTGCCTGTGCAGAAGCACATCTCACAGCAACatataaaatgtcaaaatgacAGAGTGTGCTTTGGAAAAAGTTCAGAGTGAAAAGCCACAAATTTTTAGGAAGGACACTCAAGATTGACCTCCTTTTTCTACACAAATTGTTCAAGTTAGCTTTAAATATCTGGTCCCCTGCTGGTCAGTGCAAGATCTGATAGATTTAAGTCCCAAATCATCATTCCTTTAATATCACATTTGTATGTAATGAGCAAACACCCAAAACTTCATGCAAACTTCATAAAGAAATGTATCTTCTGGATCAAAACTGAGCATCTCTTCACATTCACACTAGGATCAAGATCTACACATCATTAAATGTCATGAAACGCAAACCCACACGTATCAGTTTCAAAATGCTTCTTGAATAATTTCCAACTCAAGTGTGATGTTAGTTCTCTGGTTATTTGTCCCAAGAGTGGAGGATACACCTTCTGCTCTAGAACTATGCAACCACTGTGACAGCCCTTATGCCTTATCAATTCTCTGTTCGTCCTGAAGTGCAAAATGCAAAACCAACTCTCAGTGAGCCTACACCAAAAGAATGCTCAGACAGCATTCTTATTTCTATTTACAAACCCAACCCTTTCTGCCACCTCCTGTACTGCAATATCAAATATAACTCTTTTCCAGCAAGTAAAGGGATTAATCCTGATGATTTACTTAATCTTTCCTCTCATGCCTTGAGTTTCATGAGATCATGTGTCAGATTCTTTACAACACACCACCATAGTGTGTCGCCAGCATGGCCCAAGGCAGTTGGAAACACAGGAGTGCCGCAGGAAATGCTATGAGAAGCAGAAACATTTAATTTGGACAGAGATGATACACTCATGTGCAGTGGCCCATTTCACGGGCCATTTGTAATACAGAGCCAAGACAAGACTATGCTTTAAGGAGTATGAGAAGCAACAAGGCTGTTTTAGCTGAGGATTCAACTTctgacacaaaatgaaaaagactctGAAAATACAGGGCCAATTCTGGAATGGCAGGAGAAACCAGCAAAGATTATTTTCTACCTGCATATTAAAATAAGAATACATGCAGCAACACTGAAAATTACTCAGTTCTATAGTCATCAGATAAAACCTGGTATATGAGTAAATTGTTCTCAGCAGGGAGCGGCAGAAAGGAGAAGACAGAAATCAGACTTCTAAAAAAAGACATACAAAAGTCTATAGAGGAGTAGTATCACTGGCTCTGATGGAAAGCATgggttattttttgtttcacACTTTCACATTGCTatctttttctctccattctGCTAAATTTTAAGCAGTTTGGAATTATGTTCTATGAAACTTATATAATATTCATTTCCCCAAACTCCACCACTAAACTACATTTTGGGGAGAACAAATCACAGACCTACCTTGCTTAGCCCTAAGTATGTCACCATTGACATAACAGGTGCTGCTAACGCAAAGACCAGCAAGTGTTTTCTAATTCGATTCCGTTCCAGCCCAGCGTGCATCAGGAAGGAAACCAGGCCAAAGGCAGCTGGTGCCTGCAAAACCAATATTCATTGGTAATACAATACCTTCTAAAATCCCCTGAAATCTCAGATAAAGTTGAAATACAACTTAGTACATTGAAATGCACCGAATTGGAAGAAATTCAGGGAGAGCACAAGCATGTTGCAGTTAATCCGAATCAATAGAATTCTGTCAACTTCCCTACCTTATTAACAGTACCTAATGAAAACTCCTGTTCTGGCTATCAGAGTACACATATTTCTGTAGTCACTATAAATATTAAGACGTTCAATCTGACTTGAGTCATTGCTATAACCCCTAAGTCTCCATTAATTCATGTACTTTCTTTTTCTATCCTGATATAACTACGTATCTTTAGATGGACAGTTTATCTACAGCAGAAAAATTCTACAGTTAATGTAGAGGGGGAAAAATTCCCAAAGATAGATAACTGTCAGCTTTCACATGAACAAAGACTTAAGAGCTCTTTTGAGTAGTTCATCATTCAGTTTCATTTCTGTTCCCACTGGGAAGTAAACAAAtacttccttctccctctgctggCATTCAATTTCTTATCCACAAGGCATAGCTGTCCTACTACTCATGGAATTTACTATATTTTTGCTCACAGACAATAGCAGTCCACCCTGACATTTTTGAGACATGACAAACTAAAATATATTGAGCAATTTttatacacagatttttttttaagcctggaAGGAAACCAcgggtgaagaaaaaaagatgagaaagacAAAAGCATCAATCAGGATCAGAagcctagaaaaataaaaaaagacaccAGAGTAGAAATAACATTTCTCTTTCCATACCAAATATTTCTTGATAATTTTTCATAGGAGAAATTCTCCTCTTCTAAAATTGTACCATTTCACAAGTCAGTTAATTTGAACATTACAGATAATAAAAGCAAGTTTTGCTTAGCAATAGCCATAAATTAAGCATCCTTGAAGCTGTACTACTAACCTGTCATTTCAACGGCATTACACATTTCTGTATTACACCACTAAAGAAACTTAAGGACTTTAGTAATTTCTGTATGCTTTAATAGTCTTTTAAAGAACTTTAAATAAGGGGTTCTTTGGATGATGACTTACCTTGTGCAACATAATCGCAACAAACACTATCAACTGGACACTAGTCTGAGAAGTAGAAGCTGCTGCACCCAATGCAACACCATCAGCTGAAACAGGAGTGCAAATTCACAGATTATTGCTCCACATCAGTTTCAGCTTTCCCAACCCCTCAATGGCTGACATGTTGATTTTAGAAGTCCTGTTACTCAAAATGCCATTAACAACACCAACCCCACACATGATTCACTTCCTTTTGTTTGTAAAGCCACAATTTCAGGATAATCAACCCTCAACAGGAGCTGTCTTGTATTTCCCAAGACTACAAAAACCATACTGAGAATCTATTCAGCATTGACACATTGTGACAAATTAAAACCAGGTAACAAGTTTAGTTATTTTAGTCTTCTGTAGTAGAAATGGCTTCctatcaaaatattaaaaatctgcTTCAGATTCTAAGCATTACAAGAATTTTAATTGCTACCCTTTAAATGAATTTTCAGATATAAATACTACtgtaaat
Above is a genomic segment from Athene noctua chromosome 6, bAthNoc1.hap1.1, whole genome shotgun sequence containing:
- the SLC39A9 gene encoding zinc transporter ZIP9 isoform X3 → MDDFHSICLLSLAMLVACYVAGIIPLAVNFSEERLKLVTVLGAGLLCGTALAVIVPEGVHALYEDILEDPEAARSGNSKITTTLGLVVHAAADGVALGAAASTSQTSVQLIVFVAIMLHKAPAAFGLVSFLMHAGLERNRIRKHLLVFALAAPVMSMVTYLGLSKSSKEALSEVNATGVAMLFSAGTFLYVATVHVLPEVGGIAHSHKPESTGGKGLSRLEVAALVLGCLIPLVLSIGHHH
- the SLC39A9 gene encoding zinc transporter ZIP9 isoform X2 → MDDFHSICLLSLAMLVACYVAGIIPLAVNFSEERLKLVTVLGAGLLCGTALAVIVPEGVHALYEDILEGKHHPASEMQHVIESEKVAEIPVVHEYGHDHSRLHAYIGVSLVLGFVFMLLVDQIGSSHVHSTDADGVALGAAASTSQTSVQLIVFVAIMLHKAPAAFGLVSFLMHAGLERNRIRKHLLVFALAAPVMSMVTYLGLSKSSKEALSEVNATGVAMLFSAGTFLYVATVHVLPEVGGIAHSHKPESTGGKGLSRLEVAALVLGCLIPLVLSIGHHH